A single window of Lepeophtheirus salmonis chromosome 2, UVic_Lsal_1.4, whole genome shotgun sequence DNA harbors:
- the LOC121113526 gene encoding uncharacterized protein isoform X2 — protein sequence MKLLVLIFGLTLINLTLGESCKDIDDKCDFKLCIKEEYRTKYKETCGVCQCKDYDMDCGSKISDCHNQKIYTQCQQTCGLCGDFCGNKLLNEHCDHFHSNNKCSDDYVKSVCKRSCGECDNICKDYATQILCKGYKGAGKCNQYDYTKNACRETCGLCSNK from the exons ATGAAGTTGTTAGTTCTTATTTTCGGATTGACTTTAATCAACTTGACTTTAGGGGAAA GCTGCAAGGATATTGATGATAAAtgtgattttaaattatgtataaaagaaGAGTATAGAACGAAATACAAAGAAACATGCGGAGTTTGTC AATGCAAGGATTATGATATGGACTGTGGTTCCAAAATATCAGACTGTcacaatcaaaaaatttacacaCAGTGTCAACAGACTTGTGGTCTGTGCG GTGACTTTTGtggaaataaattacttaatgaACATTGTGATCATTTCCATTCGAACAATAAATGCAGCGACGATTATGTAAAATCCGTATGCAAAAGATCTTGTGGAGAATGCG atAACATTTGTAAGGACTATGCTACTCAGATCCTCTGCAAAGGATATAAAGGGGCAGGAAAATGTAATCAGTATGATTATACTAAGAATGCATGCAGAGAAACCTGCGGATTGTGTTCTAATAAGTAA
- the LOC121113526 gene encoding uncharacterized protein isoform X1: MKLLVLIFGLTLINLTLGESCKDIDDKCDFKLCIKEEYRTKYKETCGVCQCKDYDMDCGSKISDCHNQKIYTQCQQTCGLCGDFCGNKLLNEHCDHFHSNNKCSDDYVKSVCKRSCGECDNICKDYATQILCKGYKGAGKCNQYDYTKNACRETCGLCSNKEF; this comes from the exons ATGAAGTTGTTAGTTCTTATTTTCGGATTGACTTTAATCAACTTGACTTTAGGGGAAA GCTGCAAGGATATTGATGATAAAtgtgattttaaattatgtataaaagaaGAGTATAGAACGAAATACAAAGAAACATGCGGAGTTTGTC AATGCAAGGATTATGATATGGACTGTGGTTCCAAAATATCAGACTGTcacaatcaaaaaatttacacaCAGTGTCAACAGACTTGTGGTCTGTGCG GTGACTTTTGtggaaataaattacttaatgaACATTGTGATCATTTCCATTCGAACAATAAATGCAGCGACGATTATGTAAAATCCGTATGCAAAAGATCTTGTGGAGAATGCG atAACATTTGTAAGGACTATGCTACTCAGATCCTCTGCAAAGGATATAAAGGGGCAGGAAAATGTAATCAGTATGATTATACTAAGAATGCATGCAGAGAAACCTGCGGATTGTGTTCTAATAA ggaattttaa